From the Lathyrus oleraceus cultivar Zhongwan6 chromosome 3, CAAS_Psat_ZW6_1.0, whole genome shotgun sequence genome, the window CAGTGAAAGCTTTAAACAGAAGCTATTCGTCTGTCTTCAGACAGGGCAGAGAGTTTCTGTTTGGAAGTGTTTGATTATGAATGTGAGTGAAAATGTGTTGTATGGGGATGAACAAGTGCAGAAAAATTTGGCTGAGAGGTTGAAATCTCTGACGGTTGAGCCCAGGGATAATAGCCGTTTGAGGATCGTTCTGCTTGCATCTGGTGGGCACTTTGCGGGCTGTGTCTTTGATGGTGAAACGGTTGTGGTTCACAAGACATTTCATAGGTTAGCAAATGCTGTTTGTTactaagtatttttaaatgaGTTATAGTTTAGCACTTTCTATATGATTTATCAAATAAAAGATGGTTGGAGGTTCATCTAGGCAGACCTTGTGGAGTGAAGATTAGCAATATATGCATGATACATACACCATGTTAAAAGATTAATATTTAAATATATGTGAAGTATGTTGTTTATGCTGGCTGTCCCGTCTTTGGGAAGTAttgtgttggcatcaattttggcTGTCACATGCTCCTGTTACTTATCTTTTAATAATAATTAGGACTCTGTACTTATCCTATGACATGCACTGTTGCAAAGCCAGTTTTGTAAAAATTATGTATACCGTAATGCTGCTTATTTATTGTTATCGAGATGTTTGAGAGGAGTTGTGCACTTTTATCAAATCTATGACTTTCTCTGTTGTCTTAACTCATCCACTTATCAAATTGGAATCTCACACAAATTCAATGCTATACTGTCGATTAGAATTAGTTTGCAAAATTGCAATGCATGGCCGTCCTTTCCCTCCTTCATGAGAATTCATTATGTTGACAACACCTCTTTTCTCAAATAACTTCCAATCAATTTTACAGATTTTTGCTATCCTCATTTTGGCTTTCTATTATGAGCAATAAGCATGTGTTTGGGTGCAATAATTGTATCAAAAATGTCGAACTTATAGAGTTTTAGTCTTTTATGTATAATAGTGGGGAAAAAATGAGAGAAAGAAGACTACATACCAGTGTTATCAAATTGCGGCACCATGGCCGCTATGGCGAATATGCATGGTGGTTTTTGGGCTCGCGGCAATGGTAAATATCGGCCGATATTGTGGGTTTTTCCGCCATAGTCCGCTATAACGGCGCCGCAAAGCGATCGGTATAGTGGAATTTTGGCTCTCCGCAGTGAACTGCATCCACCATCGACAACACTGCTACATACTCGGACTTTGATATTTGCGTGATACGAGATATTGGTGGTGTTAGAAAAGCCAAAACACTGTTACCTATTTATACTTGTGATAGACTCATAATTTTAATTGAATTAGGAGACAACATAAAATCTACGGAAATATGACAGCCAATTTTAAGATTTCACCTACAATACTATAACATATATTAAGATAGGAGTACAATACGATCTTATGAGATATTTTTCGTATACAATATATTCCTTTTTGAACGGAAGCAAGATCAATTCATTTCTTCAATGATCAACGGGTACAAGAATGGGGGAACATCGTGAAAATAGTGGGAAATTGTATGAGATAGTGAAGCTCTAGCTAGACTACGAGTTAGTTACTCTATTGACTTTGTCTCCTAACATGAGCCACTTTGTAATCAGTGTGAGCATCAAGGATGGCTTTACATTGGGATAATCTTTATTTCACCCAACTCATTACAATGGTTAGTAGAGCTATGAATGATATCAGCAATTGACTTGTTATCTAGTAGTCGCAGGAAGCCCAATATATGGGTTTGCTGCATGGCTTCGAGAAGGCAAACAGCCTCTGCTTCCGAGACAGAAAATTTGCATTGAGACTAAGCTGTTTTGTCTATAACAAATGAACCCGCCGAGTCCCTGAAACAGAAATCAATTCCAACCACTCTTAGAGTGGGAAAAAAAGTAGTCCAAGATAAAAATGAATGTGTATGCATTCTTCTTGTAGTCTGTTGACACTGCTCAGTTTAATTTTACAAGGCAGTATGACCTATATCATTCCTCATAAATGTTGACCTATTGCCTAGCTTTCTATTCCTTATTCATTTCTATTATTACTAATTATATTTAATGAAAAATTGTAAATGGAGTTTCAAGAATTGTGTATTCTTAAACTCTTACCATTATATGCAGATATGTTGTGAGGGCCAAGGCTGGGAAAAAACAATCTACAAATGATGCTTCTGGCAGGGCTGCACATTCTGCTGGTGCTTCACTTCGTCGTTATAATGAACTTGCATTAAAAAAGGTTGTTTAATCAAAGCtgttttgctttgcttgctaaTTTTTTTCTCCATTCCATCAATTTTGTATTTACATTTTCGTGTTCTgattcttttttttatttttaaattgacACTAATGGCCATTTTACAACCGCCGCCTCCGAGGGAATTTGACCTCAGTACCTTGAGGTTACATGGCCAAGCTTTAATCCTGAGGTAGCATCTCAAGTGCACGGTGTTTTGAAATTAACATATATAGCGAGTGAATTTATTGTGCATCGTGGAATTGGATGTAGCAATGATAATTTGCCATATTGGTCATAATTTTTGACAATTTGACTGTTGTATTCTTCTTCCAATTATACTTACAGATGCATACTCGTTCGGAGATACTCATGGAATTGCCGGAAAAATGTTTCTTATTACCTTTGTTTTCTTGTTAGAATTCATGTGCGTTTGTGCACCGTGATATGTAAATCTGGACTGATTATTGGCATGCTAATATTGTAGGAAGTTCACGAACTACTTACTGCTTGGAGACCTTATTTTGATGCTTCTATTTGCATTTTTATACATGCGCCCTCAAGTAGTCGTCAACTGCTTTATGATGGAGAAAAGCCATGTTTTACCAATCCACAATGTGCCAGAAATATTGCTATGATTGTCCGCAGGCCCACTCTCAGGGAAGCAAAACGTGTATATGGCCAGTTGACCCTAGTATCCTATGAAGCAGATGAGAAGGAAGTTTTACAAAGCAATCAACAGGACGCGGAGCCACCAATTCGTATTGCTAAAAGAAATGGTGCCCTACCTGCCAGCAAAGTGGACATGGCTGGATTGGATAAAAACAACAAAGCTGAAGCTTGTTCCAGTAACCAAAATGATGAACCTCTTATTTCGAGTAACGACGAAAGTGAGAATGAGTTATCTGGTAAGTCAACTCCTTTACATCAAGCAGCACAATCTGCTGACTCTCAAAAGGTTACGGAACTCCTGGAACAAGGCTTGGATCCATGCATCAAAGATGGAAGGGGACGGACCCCGTATATGTTGGCACCTGACAAGGAAGTCAGGAACACTTTCAGAAGGTTTATGGCTTCAAATCCTGACAAATGGGATTGGAATGCTGCAAAAGTGCCTAGTGCATTGACCAAAGAAATGGAAGAATCACAAGCTGCTAAGCAGGTGATTCTGATATTTATAAGAATGAGTTTTATTGAATGATTTAAAATCAAATTATTGCATTTTTTTACTATGGACACTTATCTCTGCATTTGATGACTAGCCGATAAATATTATTGGCAGTAAAAGAGCAACCAAGGCATAATAAGTATGATTGGTTGAAAAACATATCCTTCATTTTAGGGAACCATATCTGCGCTTAAGTTTCTTGCCAGTCCCCATTTGACGTGACTCATTGAGGTTTTGACTTTTTATTGATCAAATCTAGAACTCCTGTGGAAGAATAATTCTTGTCGCTTTGTGCTTGTACAGGCAGAAAAAGATGCCAAGAGAAAAGCTAGAGCAAAAGAATTGAAGAAATTACGCAAGGCAAAAGAAAAGAAGGCCCAGGTACATTTTTATTCTTTCCATCTTTGTGTAGCATGATGACCTCACATTAGTTTTCTAGGACTTGTTTATAATAGATATTACCATAGGTAGTCAATAGCACCACTATTGTGTTAGAGTTGCCTTTGGCCTTAGGGATGCAATCGTGCCTCATAAACTGATGCCATTGGCAGTGCTACAAAGATGGAACATCAAAAAACCTGAAACACCCTTCAAGGGACATTATTGAGGGGTGCTGGGGTGTTTTGGGCTTTTTGCTTCCAATTAGGGCTTTGAGTTCTCACAGAACTCGCCAAACTCACTATCTCACCTTCAAACATTGAATCAGAAAAGCTGCTCCACACATCCTACATCCGATGACCCAGCAGCCGGTGACCCAGCATCCAGTGATCCAAGCAACCGGCAACCTAGCATCTCGCGACCGGTGGCCTGTTTCTTGTCTGTTTCTGGCGGTGTATTTCTGGTCTTTGTATGTGTCTGGGGCAAAATGATCATGGAGAGAGGAAAACAGAAACACAGATAAAGAAAGACAATGCTGCTTTCTTTGAAGGGTGAAAAAGTGTGCCTATAAGTCTTATTTTTTTGCGGTTCGAATGGAATTAATTTTTATCAAGTTGTTTTATGACATATCGTACAATATTATTGTCTTTTAAAAGCTCTGGTTTTTGTAATTGTAACCTAAACAGCTATTAACATGTCAAAATTACTTAATCCAATTGGTGAAATTTCTTTTGTTATTATTGAATGAAAGCTATTATTTAGAATTTCATTGTCTAGTTTCTTTAAACTTGTTTATTTGTTTGCTTGCTGTTGTTGATGCTTTGCTTAAGATCTATACTTATTGCTATCTGTAAATGTTTCATGAATTTTgaataatttatttaattttgttaGCATTTGTAGTTATACTACTAGTTATTTTTTCACATGTGTATACTACTCCCTCTGTCCCTATGTATAAGACCTTTTTGAAACATTTGTTTATCCCTTAATATAAGACCCTCCTCCACAAATTTCTAGATACATTTATTACTCTTTTTTCAAATATATTGCTTATTATTACCAGTTAACCTTGGAATATGAAAAGTCAACATAGTATAAAGGGTAATTTAGTAATATTCATTCATAAATGACATATATCAACAACACTATCGATTTTTCTTGAAACGTGTAGAAATTGTCAAGGAGTCTCGTAAATAGGGACGGAAGGGAGTATTATTTTAGAATAGTAATCATCGATCACCCCACTCTAAGTAATACTGCTAGTGTTTTTGGAGTTGGCTGCCACCTGCTGCTATTTGGGATTGACAACTATGATTTTATCTCCATTTGTAAAGTAGAACTCGATTGACAGTATCATTCTTTAAGTATACACTCTTCCAGTAATTTTTTTCCTTCAATTTATTAGGGTTTACCTTAAAGGATTTTAGAACTATATCTTGACCGCGTTGACATAGTCTGACTAGAGTGAAACGGTACCAAATAGCTTATTATTGAGTGTAGTGCAAATGTGCATGAACAAATGAGCATTCTTGGattgggaattataaaaatgaaaGCGACTCTCGACTCATAGTACCCTGCCGATTTGTAAATTCAAATTGTTATTCGTTCTTCTGATGCTTATGCCTTAGGATGGCTACAGATATTCTGAAGAGTTTTTGTTGAGAAGCTTTGATTTGCCATATTGTGTTTCAATCATATATGGTTCTGATGCATATTGTTGTTGAAATCTCTTGCTCTGACAAATTTTGAATGTGGTTTTCAGGCTGAAGCTGCTGAAAAACAAAAGATTGCTCCAACATCAGCTACAGGACAATCACAACCAAGAAGTGGTGTGAAATTATCAAAAGAGGTTAATACTGATTATTTGCTGGCTGAATTTAAAGAAATGCTAATTTTGGTGTTTGGCACGTAAATATAACAATAAACAGACATACAGTTTTATTTCGTTCTTTTTAGTGGAACCAAAATTCCTGCTATTTTAGAGTCTTATTGGTTTCAGAAAACTTTCACTCTGTTTTTTGTTTCCAAGTATTGTTTTTCAATCTATCTGCTAACTAGTAGATTATGCGAACTGtttaatattttaattttctGGATTTTGTTTTACCTTAAAAATGAACAGGAGGAACTAAAAAGAGCACAGGATGAAGAAAGAGAAAAGAGAGCAGCTGCTGCTGAGAGAAGAATGGCTGCCCTCAAAATCCAAGCTAATAATAGCATATCAGAGGCTAATAAAAGTGGATTAACCAGTGACATAGTTTGTTCCTGTTGTAATTCATCACTTGCTGGTAAAGTTCCCTTCCACCGGTATAATTACAAATACTGCAGCACTTCATGCATGCATGTACACAAAGAGATCCTAGAAGATGGTTGACAGTGTATTTCCCTAGTGTGTAGTTTTTTTATGTAAGTTAAGATTGATCACAGTATCTTTTTGTTTATTATTATACGAGGTTGGAATAAATAAGGCATGGTGAAAGGAATGAATGGCTAAAAACACATAAAACCAGTCTTTTGGTAATTCTTTGAAAGAATTTGAAATGTCTTAATTGTCGCATTGATTTTACATGAACTTTTTTTCTTTCCCAAATGACATTTTTTAGTTATTATCTTTGTTGTAATGTGCCTAAAAAAACCATTGAATGTAATGTaatatcttttttttttaaaGGATTGAGTAGTACAAAACTTATACTTATTATTTGATTTCAAAGAGATGAGAGAAATTTACATATTAAATGCTGAGAAAATAGATATTGTGGTTTTGAATTAGCACTCTAACATATCAAATATTtctttaattttttattaaatttaattgaaatacaccGATTTTACACCGTTGATTATTTTAAAATGTTTGActtttcttttaa encodes:
- the LOC127127202 gene encoding uncharacterized protein LOC127127202 isoform X2, with the translated sequence MTPSQEKRHRSIFELPSNYFDSCRLLPSPHSSISDLNANHETLQSPSTDAVVLGTRLTCNTCKAQFDSLQDQRSHFKSDIHRFNVKLTIAGKHIVKEEDFEVLTSDFVKDYDVSSISGSESDTDDDDSENECRARSDVRGKYSESFKQKLFVCLQTGQRVSVWKCLIMNVSENVLYGDEQVQKNLAERLKSLTVEPRDNSRLRIVLLASGGHFAGCVFDGETVVVHKTFHRYVVRAKAGKKQSTNDASGRAAHSAGASLRRYNELALKKEVHELLTAWRPYFDASICIFIHAPSSSRQLLYDGEKPCFTNPQCARNIAMIVRRPTLREAKRVYGQLTLVSYEADEKEVLQSNQQDAEPPIRIAKRNGALPASKVDMAGLDKNNKAEACSSNQNDEPLISSNDESENELSGKSTPLHQAAQSADSQKVTELLEQGLDPCIKDGRGRTPYMLAPDKEVRNTFRRFMASNPDKWDWNAAKVPSALTKEMEESQAAKQAEKDAKRKARAKELKKLRKAKEKKAQKSCSTHPTSDDPAAGDPASSDPSNRQPSISRPVACFLSVSGGVFLVFVCVWGKMIMERGKQKHR
- the LOC127127202 gene encoding uncharacterized protein LOC127127202 isoform X1 translates to MTPSQEKRHRSIFELPSNYFDSCRLLPSPHSSISDLNANHETLQSPSTDAVVLGTRLTCNTCKAQFDSLQDQRSHFKSDIHRFNVKLTIAGKHIVKEEDFEVLTSDFVKDYDVSSISGSESDTDDDDSENECRARSDVRGKYSESFKQKLFVCLQTGQRVSVWKCLIMNVSENVLYGDEQVQKNLAERLKSLTVEPRDNSRLRIVLLASGGHFAGCVFDGETVVVHKTFHRYVVRAKAGKKQSTNDASGRAAHSAGASLRRYNELALKKEVHELLTAWRPYFDASICIFIHAPSSSRQLLYDGEKPCFTNPQCARNIAMIVRRPTLREAKRVYGQLTLVSYEADEKEVLQSNQQDAEPPIRIAKRNGALPASKVDMAGLDKNNKAEACSSNQNDEPLISSNDESENELSGKSTPLHQAAQSADSQKVTELLEQGLDPCIKDGRGRTPYMLAPDKEVRNTFRRFMASNPDKWDWNAAKVPSALTKEMEESQAAKQAEKDAKRKARAKELKKLRKAKEKKAQAEAAEKQKIAPTSATGQSQPRSGVKLSKEEELKRAQDEEREKRAAAAERRMAALKIQANNSISEANKSGLTSDIVCSCCNSSLAGKVPFHRYNYKYCSTSCMHVHKEILEDG